A stretch of the Thalassotalea euphylliae genome encodes the following:
- a CDS encoding EAL domain-containing protein produces MLSAVLNKIRRLSIRYKLSLMMMLISMIVLTSSTLFIYRHEIKQIEASEISTVQIQASLISATIESALAFNDQPTVRDTLRLINNKNGIEYVAVLLADNTLFAESDKNTQLKPATLNLNNSPMMMANYFDVVEPVTLEGELLGHVYIRANVDKINDKRAYYQKVILSVLLLSLLLTYVLARLLQRIITVPLASMVEHVEQIGEKKDYQGRLSLTSQDEFSTLANGFNHMLDVVQEREDKLTQHSDNLQKLVDERTKQLYTQANFDSLTQLPNRHLLMARLDDAISRAKSNGHQLAVLFMDIDRFKIINDSLGHNVGDQLLQKIASRLSRLSQQTCRSSDVVARLGGDEFVYLIEQLPHEAEATNIAHLINELFAQPVKLQDRELHVSTSVGVGIYPEHGEDSTTLLKNADASMYFAKAKGPGNYSLYNKDMNVLSYKRLELENNLRSAVANNEFYLVYQPQVSLSNGGYRKAEALLRWHNPQLGRVSPADFIPVAEEIGYINELGKWVIASVCQQLKKWREQDVTDLVVGINISSSHLLAPDLYHFIQAQVSRAGIGYHQLELEITEDVFLDHSTTTIIQLKRLQALGIRIAIDDFGTGYSSLQYLKNLPVDTLKLDGMFVNDLEENESSRGIACSTILLAHSLKLKLVAECVENQAQLDFLSKHGCDFVQGYYLHRPLTAQQLTETFLEKSLLTEA; encoded by the coding sequence GTGTTGTCAGCAGTGCTAAACAAAATTCGACGTTTATCCATTCGCTATAAGTTGAGCCTTATGATGATGCTCATTAGCATGATTGTGCTAACCAGCTCAACATTGTTTATTTACCGTCACGAAATTAAGCAGATAGAAGCGTCAGAAATTAGTACTGTGCAAATACAGGCATCTTTGATAAGCGCTACGATTGAGTCTGCACTTGCCTTTAACGATCAGCCAACCGTGCGCGATACCCTGCGGTTAATCAACAATAAGAACGGTATTGAATACGTCGCAGTATTGCTTGCTGACAATACTTTGTTTGCCGAATCTGATAAAAATACCCAGCTAAAGCCGGCGACACTAAACCTCAACAATAGCCCGATGATGATGGCAAACTACTTTGATGTGGTTGAGCCAGTAACACTTGAAGGTGAATTGCTTGGGCATGTGTATATTCGCGCCAATGTTGACAAAATTAACGATAAACGAGCGTATTATCAAAAGGTTATTCTGAGCGTTTTGCTATTGAGTTTACTTTTGACCTACGTGCTTGCACGGCTGTTACAGCGGATTATTACTGTACCGTTGGCATCGATGGTAGAGCACGTAGAACAAATAGGTGAGAAAAAAGATTATCAAGGGCGACTTAGCTTAACGAGCCAAGATGAGTTTTCAACCCTAGCCAATGGTTTTAATCATATGCTTGATGTCGTGCAAGAGCGCGAAGACAAGCTAACGCAACACAGTGACAATCTACAAAAATTAGTCGATGAGCGCACCAAGCAATTGTATACGCAGGCCAATTTTGACTCGCTGACTCAGTTGCCTAATCGCCATTTGTTGATGGCACGACTAGATGACGCGATTTCAAGGGCAAAAAGTAACGGCCATCAGCTTGCCGTGCTATTTATGGATATTGATCGCTTTAAAATCATCAACGATAGCTTAGGGCATAACGTCGGCGATCAACTATTGCAGAAAATAGCCAGTCGCTTGTCTCGACTAAGCCAGCAAACTTGCAGAAGCTCTGATGTGGTGGCACGACTTGGTGGTGATGAGTTTGTTTATTTAATTGAGCAGTTGCCCCATGAAGCAGAGGCAACGAATATTGCTCACTTGATCAATGAACTGTTTGCTCAGCCAGTTAAACTGCAAGACAGGGAGTTGCACGTTAGCACAAGTGTTGGTGTGGGTATTTACCCCGAACATGGCGAAGATAGCACAACACTGCTGAAAAATGCTGATGCCAGCATGTACTTCGCTAAAGCGAAAGGCCCTGGCAACTATAGTTTGTATAACAAGGACATGAATGTATTGTCGTACAAGCGGCTTGAGCTTGAAAATAATCTTCGCAGTGCGGTAGCGAACAATGAATTTTATCTCGTGTATCAGCCTCAGGTATCCCTGAGTAATGGTGGCTATCGAAAAGCAGAAGCCTTGTTGCGCTGGCACAATCCTCAACTTGGCAGAGTGAGCCCTGCTGACTTTATCCCTGTCGCGGAAGAGATTGGTTATATTAATGAACTTGGCAAATGGGTCATCGCGAGTGTTTGCCAACAGCTTAAAAAATGGCGTGAACAAGACGTTACCGACTTAGTGGTCGGCATAAACATTTCTTCTAGCCACCTACTTGCGCCTGACTTATATCACTTTATCCAAGCACAAGTGAGCCGAGCTGGGATTGGTTATCATCAGCTAGAGCTAGAAATTACTGAAGACGTGTTTTTAGACCATTCAACCACAACCATCATTCAGCTAAAGCGATTACAAGCGCTAGGTATTCGCATTGCCATAGACGACTTTGGTACTGGCTATTCTTCGCTACAGTATTTGAAAAACCTGCCCGTTGATACCTTAAAGCTCGATGGTATGTTTGTGAATGACTTAGAGGAAAACGAGTCAAGTCGTGGGATCGCCTGTTCTACGATCTTGCTTGCCCATAGTTTGAAGTTAAAACTGGTCGCTGAATGTGTAGAGAACCAAGCACAGCTAGATTTTCTCAGCAAACACGGCTGTGACTTTGTTCAAGGCTACTATTTGCATCGACCGCTAACCGCTCAGCAGCTTACCGAAACCTTCCTAGAAAAGTCTTTGCTAACCGAGGCCTAG